A window from Chitinophaga filiformis encodes these proteins:
- a CDS encoding macro domain-containing protein, producing the protein MDYVIFGRSKKMQMVRYIEFGNIFKINGVVNYAHGCNCAGAMGKGIAVEFKARFPKMYNEYKALCKSGKFTLGSVFEYCYGEGYVFNLGTQVSWTTRANLEAVGEAIEKMVSIAATLKVDKIALPKIGAGLGGLDWNDVKVLIERAAARYPELDLFVVENFRDE; encoded by the coding sequence ATGGATTATGTTATCTTTGGCCGCTCAAAAAAAATGCAAATGGTTAGATATATTGAATTTGGTAACATATTTAAGATCAATGGAGTTGTGAATTATGCGCATGGATGTAACTGTGCCGGAGCGATGGGAAAAGGTATTGCGGTTGAATTCAAAGCGAGATTCCCTAAAATGTATAATGAGTACAAGGCGCTTTGTAAGTCTGGTAAATTCACCCTCGGTAGTGTTTTTGAGTATTGTTACGGTGAAGGATATGTTTTCAATCTGGGAACACAGGTCAGTTGGACAACAAGAGCCAATTTAGAGGCTGTTGGAGAAGCTATTGAAAAGATGGTATCTATTGCCGCAACACTTAAAGTGGATAAGATTGCATTGCCCAAAATAGGTGCTGGCCTGGGTGGTCTTGACTGGAATGATGTCAAAGTCCTTATTGAGAGGGCAGCAGCCAGGTATCCGGAATTAGACCTTTTTGTGGTTGAGAATTTCAGGGATGAATGA
- a CDS encoding right-handed parallel beta-helix repeat-containing protein: MKNNSLMILLCLAIASCQKNNSVSPDIADEKRSLSTGVTAAASSVTVNTESALKAAISAAKPGDIITISGTIKLTSTLQLLNSGTSSAKINFTGGVLDCSGISSGWGVKCNGSYWNITNMTIKNAPDCGLVFQYGGYNYVYNVTTSGNHDSGLQIYNQSHHNNISYCNSNDNYDTQNGGENADGFACKLSAGAGNRFDHCTANHNSDDGWDLYGQPSTVTITNCTATNNGYGGNGDGNGFKLGSSGQNIPHTVTGCTSSYNKASGYDGNGNTGHITTTGSSGTGNGKALFYRIY, encoded by the coding sequence ATGAAAAACAACTCCCTCATGATCTTGCTTTGCCTGGCTATTGCCAGCTGTCAGAAAAACAATTCAGTATCTCCCGACATTGCCGATGAAAAACGCTCTTTATCGACCGGTGTCACAGCAGCCGCCAGCAGTGTAACAGTAAATACAGAATCTGCGCTGAAAGCAGCTATCAGTGCTGCAAAGCCAGGCGACATTATCACTATCAGCGGAACGATTAAACTTACGAGTACCCTACAGTTGCTTAACAGCGGTACCTCCAGTGCCAAGATCAATTTCACCGGTGGTGTATTAGACTGTTCGGGTATCTCTTCCGGCTGGGGCGTAAAATGTAACGGAAGCTATTGGAACATTACTAACATGACCATTAAGAATGCACCGGATTGCGGTCTCGTATTCCAGTATGGCGGTTACAACTATGTATATAATGTGACCACTTCCGGCAATCATGATTCCGGTTTGCAGATCTATAACCAGTCGCACCACAATAACATCAGTTATTGCAACTCCAATGACAACTATGACACGCAGAATGGCGGTGAAAATGCAGACGGCTTTGCCTGTAAATTGTCGGCCGGAGCAGGTAACCGCTTCGACCACTGTACGGCCAACCACAATTCGGACGACGGTTGGGACCTGTATGGGCAACCTTCTACAGTGACCATCACCAATTGCACTGCCACGAACAACGGGTATGGCGGCAACGGAGATGGTAATGGCTTTAAGCTTGGCAGTTCGGGGCAGAACATACCACATACTGTTACAGGCTGCACATCCAGCTATAATAAGGCTTCAGGTTATGATGGGAACGGGAACACCGGTCACATTACCACTACCGGCAGCTCAGGTACCGGCAATGGGAAAGCGCTGTTTTACAGGATATATTAA
- a CDS encoding YSC84-related protein: MKKYLIGLAVILLAGSLLPLMVRGQEKQRIIDDSRKAKAAFVQTDKLMDALFDHSYGYVIFPNVGKGAAGVGGAAGRGAVYEKGKFIGLAKMVQVTAGFQFGGQAYREVIFFEDKAALDHFKDNKLEFSGQASAIAAKEGAAANVKYRDGVLVFTQEKGGLMLEAALGGQKFTYQGSAK; the protein is encoded by the coding sequence ATGAAAAAGTATCTGATTGGCCTTGCCGTTATTTTGCTAGCAGGCTCATTACTTCCGTTGATGGTTAGAGGGCAGGAAAAACAAAGGATTATTGATGACAGCAGAAAGGCGAAAGCTGCCTTTGTTCAGACAGACAAACTAATGGATGCTCTTTTTGACCATAGTTACGGATATGTCATTTTCCCCAATGTAGGTAAAGGTGCTGCAGGTGTTGGTGGAGCTGCCGGCAGGGGAGCCGTTTATGAAAAAGGAAAATTCATTGGCCTGGCAAAAATGGTACAGGTCACTGCAGGTTTCCAGTTTGGTGGACAGGCGTATAGAGAAGTGATCTTCTTTGAAGACAAGGCCGCACTGGATCACTTTAAAGACAACAAGCTCGAATTTTCAGGACAGGCCTCAGCGATCGCTGCCAAAGAGGGTGCTGCTGCCAATGTTAAGTACCGTGATGGTGTACTCGTCTTTACACAGGAGAAAGGCGGTTTAATGCTTGAGGCTGCCCTTGGCGGACAGAAATTTACTTATCAGGGAAGTGCTAAATAA